The following proteins are encoded in a genomic region of Oncorhynchus keta strain PuntledgeMale-10-30-2019 chromosome 35, Oket_V2, whole genome shotgun sequence:
- the LOC127916197 gene encoding uncharacterized protein LOC127916197, with the protein MVYRHLEGAKSRVRVLFVDFSSAFNTIQPYILAQRLSRDFSLDRGLVLWLLDILSRRSQRVKIGPHVSDIRNTRLSSGMCFVPLYTNSCTSSHPDRHLVKFADDTALISLLHDDKEHHGPVLDDFVEWCEEHHGPVLDDFVEWCEEHHGPVLDDFVEWCEEHHGPVLDDFVEWCEEHHGPVLDDFVEWCEEHHGPVLDDFVEWCEEHHGPGPR; encoded by the exons atggtctatagacatctagagggcgCTAAATCCCGTGTCAGGGTtctgtttgttgacttttctTCTGCCTTCAACACAATCCAGCCTTACATTCTGGCACAGAGACTCAGTCGGGACTTCTCCTTAGATCGGGGGCTGGTTTTGTGGCTGTTGGACATCCTGAGCCGACGCTCACAGCGAGTCAAAATAGGTCCCCACGTGTCGGACATACGCAATACCaggctctcctcagggatgtgttttgtcCCCTTGTACACTAATAGTTGTACTAGttcccatcctgacagacacctcgttaagTTCGCTGATGACACCGCCTTGATCAGCCTGTTGCATGATGACAAGGAACATCAcggcccggtcctagatgactttgtagagtggtgtgaggaacatcacggcccggtcctagatgactttgttgagtggtgtgaggaacatcacggcccggtcctagatgactttgtagagtggtgtgaggaacatcatggcccggtcctagatgactttgtagagtggtgtgaggaacatcatggcccggtcctagatgactttgtagagtggtgtgaggaacatcatggcccggtcctagatgactttgtagagtggtgtgaggaacatcatggcccg ggtcctagatga